The following proteins are encoded in a genomic region of Acetobacter oryzoeni:
- a CDS encoding SGNH/GDSL hydrolase family protein, whose amino-acid sequence MSGTTQSGTPITALKVATTIAATDNVLGVVKNPDGTQEAQQVPVGVIGGAVSEAAGIPAAVQAAENAATTAQAASDASYKNATQAMNDKLGVAGGAAQLDSKAQLLLQGESSLAITPATAASGTTPATPAKLKPLLPLDETATVGNGGNTLGDAVSQAAGAVQATGGDASKTISIAKGATAPRALSDRQADIVSVADFAGTTVTEQFIAADKSGRGKITIPAGTDLALDGSDDLSAANHSIPVTDDKTVVNGQTNNRGNYVHWSAYGSAPDTFNPTVGPEHLKQAGIAARDNGAVIFMNVGDSIGAIASDPCEIAVYPNAIVEMLKRDNPGVKIDHRNMAIGGTHWSDFINPNYGAPDWQDPKSGESWQSCCARQNPDVVILHFLGNDIPNFSPANVYSAVNFWKSQEKVPDIIFGVTYRPSYSNAVDPGESELTYYTEAWQRAFQASVGWLKTYCQANGFGYIDFDRYVASARDGYDPEDVALSMVPALAGTSLPSYENWLELSSDNYANGKWEMPHAPSAVGTYADECTDASLAFDLDAIPGTFIVALNPMGNDGLNITFDCGVYVWFDDASGFITWSYSDGVIDPNTNKQTTNIPIPANVSQSNPVRMCVEAVGARVRVRVFTPFTNNPSWYPNYPLFYYGTGLATVCDILMARPLDARQYSLTMSQIGGKNIKFHRICVGDRSRPGPDVHRYVPSTPCYDLYSEIDGNVQLIGGSNAYHMNSQGVRDTQWRAVRDQVWRVYSYEQNPVLQTGSFAGTNGNFILGKPTTAPGSYLWYDNGGLNIAIQPGSGSAGTYLMAYTNGGLDSTIGQGGYVSISDKFYTFTHFTSHLFNKTVNICGNTLGVAVDGETKTVYLNPPTAAPASPTDGGNNGEVRIDDNYLYICRDGKWRRIAFDTTWS is encoded by the coding sequence ATGTCCGGTACGACCCAATCTGGAACTCCAATTACTGCCCTGAAAGTTGCTACGACCATTGCCGCAACTGATAATGTTCTGGGCGTTGTGAAAAACCCTGATGGGACACAGGAAGCGCAGCAAGTCCCTGTAGGTGTTATTGGCGGGGCTGTATCTGAGGCAGCGGGAATCCCAGCCGCAGTTCAGGCTGCAGAGAATGCAGCAACAACTGCACAGGCGGCGTCTGATGCATCTTACAAAAATGCCACGCAGGCTATGAACGATAAGCTGGGTGTTGCTGGCGGCGCAGCTCAGTTGGACAGCAAAGCTCAGCTGCTTTTGCAAGGCGAGAGCTCGTTGGCCATCACCCCCGCGACCGCCGCGTCTGGCACAACACCTGCTACCCCCGCAAAGCTCAAGCCGTTACTGCCACTTGATGAGACAGCAACGGTTGGGAATGGTGGCAATACACTGGGTGATGCCGTTTCTCAGGCCGCAGGTGCTGTGCAGGCAACTGGTGGCGATGCGTCTAAAACTATCAGCATAGCAAAGGGCGCTACTGCACCCCGCGCACTGTCTGACAGACAGGCCGATATTGTATCTGTTGCTGATTTTGCGGGCACTACTGTTACAGAGCAGTTTATCGCAGCAGATAAATCAGGGCGTGGAAAAATCACTATTCCTGCGGGCACTGATTTGGCTTTAGATGGGTCTGACGATCTTAGTGCAGCAAATCATTCCATCCCGGTGACGGACGATAAAACTGTTGTAAATGGGCAGACTAACAACCGGGGGAATTACGTTCACTGGTCTGCGTATGGGTCTGCTCCTGACACATTTAATCCTACGGTTGGCCCTGAGCATCTAAAACAGGCAGGTATCGCCGCACGGGATAACGGCGCAGTCATTTTTATGAACGTGGGGGATAGTATTGGCGCTATTGCGTCCGACCCGTGCGAAATAGCTGTTTACCCAAACGCGATTGTCGAAATGCTCAAACGGGATAACCCCGGAGTTAAAATAGACCACCGCAATATGGCCATTGGTGGAACCCATTGGTCTGATTTTATCAACCCCAATTATGGTGCCCCAGATTGGCAAGACCCTAAAAGCGGCGAGTCTTGGCAATCATGCTGTGCGCGCCAAAATCCTGACGTAGTGATATTGCATTTTCTGGGCAACGATATCCCGAATTTTTCTCCAGCCAATGTATATTCTGCGGTTAATTTCTGGAAATCACAGGAAAAAGTTCCTGACATTATTTTCGGCGTTACTTATCGTCCGTCCTACTCCAATGCTGTAGATCCGGGTGAAAGTGAACTTACTTATTACACAGAGGCATGGCAAAGGGCGTTTCAGGCATCAGTTGGGTGGCTCAAAACCTACTGTCAGGCTAATGGGTTTGGGTATATTGATTTTGACCGATACGTTGCATCAGCGCGTGACGGATACGACCCTGAAGACGTTGCTCTGTCTATGGTGCCCGCTCTTGCAGGAACATCTCTGCCTTCTTATGAAAATTGGCTTGAACTGTCTTCTGACAATTATGCAAACGGCAAATGGGAAATGCCTCATGCCCCGTCTGCTGTCGGCACGTATGCAGATGAATGCACTGATGCATCACTGGCTTTTGATCTAGATGCAATTCCCGGCACGTTTATTGTTGCGCTAAACCCAATGGGCAATGACGGACTAAACATTACGTTTGATTGTGGTGTTTACGTTTGGTTTGACGATGCGAGTGGTTTTATCACGTGGTCTTATAGTGATGGTGTGATTGACCCCAACACGAACAAGCAAACCACAAATATTCCAATCCCCGCCAATGTATCGCAGAGCAATCCTGTCAGGATGTGCGTGGAGGCAGTAGGGGCGCGTGTTCGCGTGCGTGTTTTCACCCCGTTCACAAACAACCCGTCTTGGTATCCAAATTACCCTCTGTTTTATTACGGAACGGGGTTGGCAACCGTTTGTGATATCCTGATGGCGCGTCCGCTGGATGCGCGGCAATATTCCCTCACAATGTCGCAGATTGGCGGGAAAAATATTAAATTCCACCGGATTTGCGTTGGTGATAGGTCTCGTCCGGGCCCAGACGTACATCGCTATGTTCCGTCAACACCTTGCTACGATCTGTATTCCGAAATTGACGGGAATGTTCAGCTAATTGGCGGTTCCAATGCTTACCACATGAACAGCCAAGGGGTGCGGGATACGCAGTGGCGTGCAGTGCGTGACCAAGTCTGGCGTGTTTACAGTTACGAGCAAAATCCTGTTTTGCAGACAGGCTCGTTTGCTGGGACAAATGGCAATTTCATTCTGGGAAAACCGACAACCGCGCCCGGTTCATATTTGTGGTATGATAATGGGGGCCTAAATATCGCAATTCAACCGGGCTCAGGCAGTGCCGGCACATATCTAATGGCCTATACTAATGGCGGGTTAGACTCCACTATTGGTCAGGGTGGATACGTGTCTATTTCTGATAAATTCTATACATTTACTCACTTCACATCTCATCTATTCAATAAAACAGTTAATATCTGCGGAAACACATTGGGTGTTGCTGTTGATGGGGAAACCAAAACTGTCTATCTAAACCCTCCTACTGCCGCTCCAGCATCGCCCACCGATGGCGGGAATAACGGCGAAGTGCGGATTGACGATAATTATCTCTATATTTGTC
- a CDS encoding phage fiber-tail adaptor protein — MIPIAPPANLRARGLVPDVIIIAWAPKPSVDRFDFSLDLSAVLRCTGDYAASASVSVPTATGSNDDLEVLWVTIVNGLVSVFLGSGPPDTMQTVRVTVTTQQGRVICQDVQLAISAGFSGATSGAVPVLPDGTPVPPNAMRAPSGTILTLGSTITQSFDTLLLPNGTQILDAGGVPLGQNIETVASDLLLIA, encoded by the coding sequence GTGATACCTATTGCGCCCCCGGCCAACCTGCGCGCACGAGGACTGGTCCCGGATGTTATCATTATTGCGTGGGCCCCGAAGCCGAGCGTGGACCGGTTTGATTTCTCGCTCGACTTGTCTGCGGTTCTGCGCTGCACCGGCGACTATGCGGCCTCTGCCTCTGTCAGCGTTCCCACAGCCACTGGATCTAATGATGATCTTGAGGTCCTTTGGGTAACGATCGTCAACGGCCTCGTAAGCGTGTTTCTGGGATCAGGGCCGCCGGATACTATGCAGACTGTGCGCGTGACCGTCACCACACAACAGGGCCGGGTGATTTGTCAGGATGTGCAGCTCGCCATATCAGCAGGATTTTCCGGCGCGACATCCGGCGCGGTTCCGGTGCTGCCAGACGGCACGCCTGTACCTCCCAATGCAATGCGAGCCCCAAGCGGGACGATCCTGACGTTGGGCAGCACTATCACGCAGTCGTTTGATACGCTGCTGCTTCCTAACGGCACCCAGATACTAGACGCGGGCGGCGTGCCTCTGGGGCAAAACATCGAGACTGTCGCGTCTGATCTACTCCTGATTGCTTGA